The Pagrus major chromosome 10, Pma_NU_1.0 genome contains a region encoding:
- the LOC141003850 gene encoding uncharacterized protein has protein sequence MVNFTLMTALLSTFSWISVSVSEFHTVESQPGEEVTLFCSNFTRFPSYIFWFKLSNSTNNSCISYMISSDGNTSFCDGFQNGKFNMSSNTTTVFLKIKQLELSDSGLYFCGFYSNTNSVIVSATYLKVQEMFDGIAKLMSVVLGAVIIFFLVIVVVGLVVKIRKLHTAHKEGLNPQHSETLTSDDLNYAALSFHSKAKSSRRPPAEQRLESNVVYAPTR, from the exons ATGGTGAACTTTACCTTGATGACAGCTTTACTCTCTACCTTCA gctgGATTTCCGTCTCAGTCTCTGAGTTTCACACTGTGGAGTCTCAGCCTGGTGAAGAAGTCACACTGTTCTGCTCCAACTTTACCAGATTTCCCTCTTACATATTCTGGTTCAAATTAAGTAACAGCACCAACAACAGCTGCATTTCCTATATGATTAGCTCTGATGGAAATACTTCATTCTGTGATGGATTTCAAAATGGCAAATTTAACATGTCATCAAACACCACTACTGTCTTTCTGAAGATCAAACAATTGGAATTATCTGACTCTGGACTGTACTTCTGTGGATTTTACTCAAATACAAACTCAGTGATTGTCAGTGCAACATATTTAAAAGTTCAAG AAATGTTTGATGGAATAGCAAAGCTGATGAGTGTGGTCCTGGGTGCTGTCATTATCTTCTTCCTCGTTATAGTCGTCGTCGGGCTGGTTGTCAAAATCAGGAAACTTCATACAG CTCATAAAGAGGGGCTGAATCCACAACACAGTGAG ACTCTCACCTCTGATGACCTGAACTATGCAGCACTCAGTTTCCATTCAAAAGCAAAAAGCAGCAGAAGGCCTCCAGCAGAGCAACGGCTGGAGTCAAATGTTGTGTATGCTCCCACCAGATAG
- the LOC141004033 gene encoding uncharacterized protein yields the protein MRNSTVIAALLLCSLSWISVSGSESQTVEVQSGQEVTLLCSNFSSAPTQIIWFRVVKRSQPRCVSHMFRVTEPAKLCDGFQSGKFEMSTNISTLFLKIKQADSSDSGLYFCGYYFSGAPLIVHSTYLQVQVIFLVEVFGGTTELISVLLGCLTVFLMMVVICLVVKIKQLQKALAEGQIPQQTESPAELNYVAVTFRPKKSHRRSETEVETAIYSATR from the exons ATGAGGAACTCCACTGTGATCGCAGCTTTACTTCTCTGCAGCCTCA gctgGATCTCTGTCTCAGGTTCTGAGTCTCAGACTGTGGAGGTTCAGTCTGGTCAAGAAGTCACTCTGCTGTGCTCCAACTTTTCAAGTGCTCCCACTCAGATAATCTGGTTCAGAGTGGTCAAGAGAAGCCAGCCCCGCTGTGTTTCCCACATGTTCAGAGTTACTGAACCTGCGAAACTCTGCGATGGATTTCAAAGTGGAAAATTTGAAATGAGCACCAACATCTCCACTCTGTTTCTCAAAATCAAACAAGCAGACTCGTCTGACTCTGGACTGTATTTCTGTGGATATTATTTTAGCGGAGCCCCACTTATTGTCCATTCAACGTATTTACAGGTTCAAG TGATCTTTCTTGTCGAAGTGTTTGGTGGAACAACAGAGCTGATCAGTGTGCTCCTGGGCTGTCTGACTGTTTTCCTCATGATGGTCGTCATTTGTCTGGTTGTTAAAATCAAACAGCTTCAGAAAG CTCTTGCTGAAGGACAGATTCCACAGCAAACAGAG AGCCCAGCTGAACTGAACTATGTTGCAGTGACATTTCGACCAAAAAAATCACACCGGAGGTCTGAAACAGAAGTAGAGACTGCTATTTATTCAGCGACGAGATAG
- the LOC141004134 gene encoding uncharacterized protein, with product MRNSTVIAALLLCSLSWISVSGSESQTVEVQSGQEVTLLCSNFSSSPTQIIWFRVVKRSQPRCVSHMFKATEPAKLCDGFQSGKFEMSSNISTLSLKIKQVDSSDSGLYFCGYYLSGAPLIVSSTYLQVQELTWVILGCLTVFLMMVIIYQAVKINQLQKESTMKRELSDSYLQILVSDDLRDVALRRYSTAIRNRRPASEREVETRVSYAAIR from the exons ATGAGGAACTCCACTGTGATCGCAGCTTTACTTCTCTGCAGCCTCA gctgGATCTCTGTCTCAGGTTCTGAGTCTCAGACTGTGGAGGTTCAGTCTGGTCAAGAAGTCACTCTGCTGTGCTCCAACTTTTCAAGTTCTCCCACTCAGATAATCTGGTTCAGAGTGGTCAAGAGAAGCCAGCCCCGCTGTGTTTCCCACATGTTCAAGGCTACTGAACCTGCGAAACTCTGCGATGGATTTCAAAGTGGAAAATTTGAAATGAGCTCCAACATCTCCACTCTGTCTCTCAAAATCAAACAAGTGGACTCATCTGACTCTGGACTGTATTTCTGTGGATATTATTTGAGCGGAGCCCCACTTATTGTCAGTTCAACATATTTACAGGTTCAAG AGCTGACCTGGGTGATCCTGGGCTGTCTGACTGTTTTCCTCATGATGGTCATCATTTATCAGGCTGTTAAAATCAACCAGCTTCAGAAAG AATCCACAATGAAGAGAG AGTTATCTGATTCTTATTTACAGATTCTGGTCTCTGATGACCTGAGGGATGTAGCACTGAGACGGTATTCAACAGCAATCAGAAACAGGAGGCCTGCATCAGAGAGGGAAGTGGAGACTCGTGTTAGTTATGCTGCCATCAGATAA
- the LOC141004129 gene encoding uncharacterized protein — protein sequence MRNSTVIAALLLCSLSWISVSGSESQAVEVQSGDEVTLLCSNFSSAPTQIIWFRVVKRSQPLCVSHMFKATEPARLCDGFQSEKFEMSSNISILFLKIKQVDSSDSGLYFCGYYLNGAPVIDSSTYLQVQEVFDGTTKLTWVILGCLTVFLMMVIIYQAVKINQLQKESTMKRELSDSYLQILVSDDLRDVALRRYSTAIRNRRPASEREVETRVSYAAIR from the exons ATGAGGAACTCCACTGTGATTGCAGCTTTACTTCTCTGCAGCCTCA gctgGATCTCTGTCTCAGGTTCTGAGTCTCAGGCTGTGGAGGTTCAGTCTGGTGATGAAGTCACTCTGCTGTGCTCCAACTTTTCAAGTGCTCCCACTCAGATAATCTGGTTCAGAGTGGTCAAGAGAAGCCAGCCCCTCTGTGTTTCCCACATGTTCAAGGCTACTGAACCTGCGAGACTCTGTGATGGATTTCAAAGTGAAAAATTTGAAATGAGCTCCAACATCTCCATTCTGTTTCTCAAAATCAAACAAGTGGACTCGTCTGACTCTGGACTGTATTTCTGTGGATATTATTTGAACGGAGCCCCAGTTATTGACAGTTCAACGTATTTACAGGTTCAAG AAGTGTTTGATGGAACAACAAAGCTGACCTGGGTGATCCTGGGCTGTCTGACTGTTTTCCTCATGATGGTCATCATTTATCAGGCTGTGAAAATCAACCAGCTTCAGAAAG AATCCACAATGAAGAGAG AGTTATCTGATTCTTATTTACAGATTCTGGTCTCTGATGACCTGAGGGATGTAGCACTGAGACGGTATTCAACAGCAATCAGAAACAGGAGGCCTGCATCAGAGAGGGAAGTGGAGACTCGTGTTAGTTATGCTGCCATCAGATAA